The genomic region TCACCTCCAACGCCGCCGTCGCGACCGAGGCCCCGGCCGAGGCTCCGGCAGAGGTTCCGGCAGAGCAGCCCGTCCAGTCCTGATTCCCCCACGAGGTGCCCGCGACAAGCGGGCACCTCGTGACCTAAGCGCGTACATCGCAGAAGGAACACGATGGCGAACTACACCACCGCGGACGTCAAGAAGCTCCGCGAGCTGACCGCCGCCGGCATGATGGACTGCAAGAAGGCCCTGGACGAGGCTGACGGCGACTTCGACAAGGCCGTCGAGATCCTGCGCATCAAGGGCGCGAAGGACGTCGGCAAGCGCGCTGAGCGCACCACGTCCAACGGCCTCGTCGCCGTCAAGGACGGCGCGATGGTCGAGCTGCGCTGCGAGACCGACTTCGTCGCCAAGAACGCCGACTTCATCGCGCTGGCCGACGAGATCGTCGGGATCGCCAAGGCCAACAAGGTCGCCGACGTCGCCGCCCTCAAGGCGGTCGAGGTCGACGGCAAGACCGTGGACGCGCTGGTCCAGGAGTTCTCCGCCAAGATCGGCGAGAAGCTGGAGCTCGCGAAGGCCGTCGACTTCGACGGCACCGTCTCGGTCTACCTGCACAAGCGTGCCGCCGACCTGCCGCCCGCCGTCGGCGTGCTGGTCGAGTACACCGGTGACAACGCCGAGGCCGCCAAGGGTGCCGCGATGCAGATCGCCGCGATGCGCCCGAAGTTCGTCACCCGTGACGAGGTCCCGGAGGAGCTCGTCGCCAACGAGCGCCGCATCGCCGAGGAGACCGCTCGCGAGGAGGGCAAGCCCGAAGGCGCGCTGCCCAAGATCGTCGAGGGTCGCGTCAACGGCTTCTTCAAGGACGTCGTGCTCCTGGAGCAGGCTTCCGTGACGGACAGCAAGAAGACGGTCAAGGCCCTGCTGGACGAGGCCGGCGTGACGGTCACCCGTTTCGCTCGGTTCGAGGTCGGCCAGAGCTGATCGCGGTGAGGGCGGGGTTGCGAGTAGACGGCGACCCCGCCCTTGCTATGTCCTGACCAATGGCGCTGAGGAGGACCGAACAGTGAGCGAAGAAGGTAGCCACGGCTACAACCGGGTGATGCTCAAGCTCGGTGGTGAGATGTTCGGTGGTGGTGGTGTCGGGGTGGATCCCGACGTCGTCCAGACAGTCGCCAGGCAGATCGCCGCGGTCGTCCGGTCCGGCGTGCAGGTCGCCGTCGTGATCGGTGGTGGCAACTTCTTCCGTGGCGCCGAGCTGCAGCAGCGCGGCATGGACCGCTCGCGCGCCGACTACATGGGCATGCTGGGCACGGTCATGAACTGCCTGGCGCTGCAGGACTTCCTCGAACGCGAGCACGGCATCGACACCCGCGTGCAGACCTCCATCCAGATGACGCAGGTCGCCGAGTCCTACATCCCCCGCCGCGCGATGCGCCACCTCGACAAGGGCCGCGTCGTGATCTTCGGTGGCGGCGCGGGTCTGCCGTACTTCTCCACCGACACCACCGCCGCGCAGCGCGCGCTGGAGATCGGCTGCGAGATCGTCCTGATGGCCAAGGCCGTCGACGGCGTCTACACGGCCGACCCCAAGATCGACCCGGACGCGCTGATGTTCGACTACATCACCCACCGCGAGGTGCTGGAGCGCGGCCTCAACGTCGCCGACGCCACGGCCTTCAGCCTCTGCATGGACAACAACATGCCGATCCTCGTCTTCAACCTCCTCACCGAGGGGAACATCGCGCGCGCGGTCCGTGGTGAGAAGATCGGCACCCTGGTCAACACCCCCGGTGGCCGCCCGGCCTTCTAGACCTGGTGGGATCACACCAGGACCGGGAATTGGGCACGAACACGCAGAGCAAGGAGCAGTCGTGATCGACGAGACCCTCCTCGACGCCGAGGAGAAGATGGAAAAGGCGGTTTCGGTCGCGAAGGAGAACCTCTCCTCCGTCCGAACCGGTCGTGCGACTCCCTCGATGTTCAACCGCATCAACATCGACTACTACGGCTCGATGACACCGCTGAACCAGATGGCCAGCATCACGGTCCCCGAGGCGCGCATGGCGGTCGTCAAGCCGTACGACGCGAGCCAGCTGAACGCCATCGAGAAGGCCATCCGGGACTCCGACCTGGGCGTCAACCCGAGCAACGACGGCACCATCATCCGCATCGTCATCCCGCAGCTCTCCGAGGAGCGCCGCCGGGACATGGTGAAGGTCGCCAAGCAGAAGGGCGAGGACGCGCGCGTCTCCGTTCGCGGTGTCCGCCGCAAGGCGAAGGAAGAGATCGACCGGCTCGTCAAGGACGGCGAGGTCGGCGAGGACGACGGCGCGCGTGGTGAGAAGGAGCTCGACGCTCTGACCCACAAGTACACCGCGCAGGTCGACGAGCTCGTGAAGCACAAGGAAACCGAGCTCCTCGAAGTCTGATGTTCTCAACGCATTCGCCCGGCCGAGTCGCCGCAGGCGGGAAAGCCCTGGCCGGGCGGAGGTCTTGATGGGAGCACAGGTGGCAGGCAGTCCCGCGGAGGTGCCCGCGTCGAAGCCGTCGCGGGCAGGACGCGACCTGCGTTCGGCGATCCTGGTCGGCGCCGGCCTCGGCGCCGTCATCATCGTCTCGCTGCTCACCGTGCGGCAGACCTTCATCGGCATCGTCGCGGCTGCCGCGGCGGTGTCGACGTGGGAGCTCGCCACCGCGTTCAAGAAGGGCGGCATCAACGTCGCCCTGTGGCCCGCGCTCATCGGTGGCCAGGCGATCATCTGGCTCTCCTGGCCGCTGGGCAGGGACGGCATGATGACCACGCTGGTGGTCACCGTGCTGGTCTGCATGTTCTGGCGGTTCCGCGGCGGTTCCGACGGCTACCTGCGTGATCTCAGCGCATCGGTGTTCACCGTCGTCTACGTGCCGTTGTTCGCGGCGTTCGCGGCCATGCTCGTCGTGCCGGAGGACGGCGCGGGCCGTGCGTTCGCGTTCATCCTCGGCGTCGTGCTGTCCGACGTGGGCGGCTACGCGGCCGGTGTCTTCCTGGGCAAGCACCCGATGGCGCCGACGATCAGCCCGAAGAAGTCCTGGGAGGGCTTCGCCGGTTCGCTGGTCGCCGGCGTGGTCGGCGGCGCGATCACGGTCACCACGCTGCTCGACGGCCAGTGGTGGCACGGCGCGCTGTTCGGTGCCGCGATCGTGGTCACGGCCACCGCGGGCGACCTGGTCGAGTCGCTGATCAAGCGCGACCTGGGCATCAAGGACATGGGCACGCTGCTGCCCGGTCACGGCGGCATCATGGACCGGATGGACTCGCTGCTGCCGTCCGCCGTCGCTTCTTGGCTGCTGCTGCACCTCTTCGTGCCGTGACGTTCCCCGGGTCGCTGCCTGCCTGTTCGGCGGGCTAGTGGTGTGGCTCGGAACGTTGCCGGGGGAATTCGCGGTCAGACGCGCCGCGAGGTGCCCTGCTGAGCGTGGATCACCTCGCCAAGGTTCTGAGTCGCGCCACTAGTAGACCGTCGCTTCTAACCTTTGGGGTAGAGGTGGCGGAGTCGGGTGCGGGCGTCGTGAGTGGTGAACTGCCAGTCGACGCCGCGCTGGTTGGTGTTGGTGGCGTGTTGCCAGGCGGCGAGTTCGGTGTTGAGGGTGTCGAGGTCGCTGATGCGGCGGTCGAGGCACTGGCGGCTGAGTGCGGAGAGTTCGATCTCGGCGATGTTGAGCCAGGATCCGTGTTTGGGGGTGTGGTGGATTTCCAGGCGCTGGGCCAGGGCGAAGGCCTCGGCGGGCGGGAAGGCGTCGTAGAGCGAGGCGATGGTGTGGGTGTTGAGGTTGTCCATGACCAGCGCCACGGTCCCGGCGTCGGGGTAGTCGACGGTCAGGAGTTGTTTGACCTGCCCGGCCCAGTCGAGTTTGGTCCGCTGGGCCAGGGCGTGGACACGCCGCCAGCCGCGCAGGGGGTCGGTGAACACGAAGATCGAGCAGGTGCCGCGCCGGACGTATTCGCTGTCCTGGCGGGCATCGCGGCCCGGCCGGGCCGGCAGCGGGTCGCGGACCTCGCCGAGGAACTGGAAGGGTTTCTCGTCCATGCACACGACCGGGCGGGCGGGATCGTACGGGCGGGCGTAGACGGCGAGGACGTCTTCCATGCGGGCGGCGAACTCGGCGTTGGCGCGTGGCGGGATGTTCCAGCACTTCCTCAGATGAGGACGCAGTTGCGTTTTTTCAACACCCGGCCGATGGTCGAGTGGTCCAGGTTCGGGATGTCCTCGGTGAGCTCGACATGCTTTTCCAGCAGCCGCAACGACCACCGGGCATGCCCGGCCGGCGGCTGCGAGCACGCCAGCGCGATCAGCCGGGCCTCCACCTCCCCGGTCACCGGCGACGGCACCGGCGGAAGAGCACGCTTCTTACGTCCGATCGTGGCAAGAACATCACCGCCGGTCTCGGCGAACCGCCTGGCGACCAGCCGCAGCATCTCACCCGAGACCCCGAGCCGGGTCGCGATCACTTCCTTCGGATCGGGTTCGCCCACCGAGGTGTCCAGCGCGAGCAGCACCCGCGCCCGCCTGATCGCCGACGCCGCACGCACACCCGTGGTGGTCAGCCGGATCAGCTCTTCACGATCCCGTGCCGACAACGTCACCGGCCGCTTCAACTGGGAGGCCATGACAACAGCCTCCCAGCCAAAACGCCGTAAGTAAGCAGCGACACACTACTAGTCGTCGAACGGGTCGTCCACCGCGGTGCGCGGCTCGGCCTCGATCACGCGGGACGGGTCGATGACGGAGAAGGCCATTCCCGCGTGGTCCTCGACGACGGTGATACGGCCATATGGCGTGTCATAGGGCTCCACGGTGACCCGTCCGCCGAGCTCCAGCACCCGGTACGCCACGGAGTCGGTGCCGATCTCCGGTGCGGCGTTGAAGTACACCATCCAATGCGAACGCTCGCCGTAGGGGAACTCGCGTCCCATCTTCTGCCGGCCGATGACCTCGGTGCCCTCGATGGACCACGACGCGTAGTCCAGCCGCTGTCCGTCGCCGATCTGCATGATGTCGTAGTGGCACAGCTCGCCGAAGAACTCGTCGGCCGCCGCGCCGTCACGGGTGTTGAGCTCGGCCCACGCGTACGCGCCGTGCCCGCCCATGCCGAACCGCCAGTCCGGTGGCACGTGCCGGAACCCGACGATGGCGCCGGTCGGGTCGCTGATGACCGTGCTCTGCGTGTGGTCGGCGGCGTCCTCCGGGTTGCGCAACACCGAGCCGCCGAGGTGGAAAGCTTTCTCCGCGGTCGCGCGCGCATGGGGCGTGACCAGGTACAACCGCCACGGCTCCGGTTCACCCTGGGGCAGCCCGGCCACGGGGATGCCGTCGACCATGGCCACCGTGTAGCCGTCGTCGTCGGCGTAGTGCCAGCCGAAGAGTCCGGTGTAGAACTCGATCGTCGCTCTGAGGTCGTCGACGGAGCGTTCGACCCAGCACGGGCTGCCGCCGGGTAACGGTGCGAGCTGGGGCGTGTTGGGAGCGATCGACACTGCCGCCTCCTGCAGGGAAGAGATGCGGTCACGCTACGCCGTGATTGGACGAATTCGCACTGTCACCGGTAAATCGAGGCCCTACAGTGTCTTCGTGAGGGGATTCGTGCGGGCGGCGCTGGCAGCGGTGCGTCCGGTCGACGTGGTTCCGAGCCCGAACATCTGGCACTGGCCGGACGTGTACGAGGTCGAGAACCGCGCGCAGGACGTGCATGGGGCGATGTGGGCGGCGTTGCGGGAAGAATGTCCGTTTGGTTCGGTTGACGTCGTGGACGTCGGCTGCGGCGACGGCTTCCACCTGCCGATCTTCGCTTCGTCCGCGCGCTCGGTCGTCGGTGTCGAACCTCACCCGCCGCTCGTGGTGCGCGCCCGCAACCGGGTGGCGTCGTTGCCGAACGTCCGGGTCGTTTCCGGGCCGGCGCAACGGTTGCCGCTCGACGACGCGTCCGCTGACCTGGTGCACGCGCGGACGGCGTACTTCTTCGGGCCCGGATGCGAACCGGGGCTGCGGGAGGCTGATCGCGTGCTGCGGCCGGGTGGCGCGATCGCGATCGTGGACCTGGATGGTTCGGCGGCGCCGTACGGGCCCTGGTTGTGTGCGGATGAACCGCGTTATGACCCGCTCGCTGTCGAGAAGTTCTTCGCGGACAACGGGTTCTCGTTGCGGCGGGTGGTGGCGGAGTGGCGGTTCGAGTCGCGTGCGGACCTGGAGTCCGTGCTGCGCATCGAGTTCTCCGCCGGGGTGGCCGAGCGGGCGATCGCGTCCGTCGAGGGGCTGAGCTTCCCGGTCGGCTACCGGCTGCACGTGCGCCGCAAGCCGACCGGCTTGATCGTGTGACCGGGCCCCACTAGACCGTTCGGTGCTGGTGCCCGGTGATCCGGCCACGTACAGTCCATCGACTTCATCACTGCAATGACCTGGGGGTACGCGGTGAGGCGACGGTTCGTGCTGTCCTTTTTGATGTTGCTCGGTCTGGTGGCGGTGCCTCCGCCGGCACAGGCCGCGATCGATCTGAACGCCTTGTTCACCGCGTACGGCAACCAGGGCGGTCATTGGACTGGCGGTGACAGCACCGTGTCGGTTCCGCTGCCCGACGGCCGGGTCGCGTGGCTGTTCTCCGACACGTTCCTCGGCGCCGTCAACGCCGACCACAGCCGACCGCGGACCGCGCCGTTCATCCGCAACTCCATCGTGGTGCAGCAGGGCGACCAGCTCGTCCAGACCGTGCACGGCGGCACCGCGCAGGACCCGAAGACGCTGGTCACCGGCGGCGACCCCGACCAGTTCCTCTGGATCGGGTCCGCGGCCGTGCAGAACGGCTCGCTGAAGGCGCTTTACGGCAGGTACGAGAACGCGGGCGAGGGACCGCTCGGGTTCCGCCGCGTCGGAACGTCGCTGGTGACGTTCGCACTGCCCGGCCTCACCGTCGCCTCCGTGCAGGACCTCAACCGGCTCGGGAAGGTCGGCTGGGGCACCGCGATCTTCACCGACGCCGGGTTCGACTACGTCTACGGCACGGAAGACGTGCACGGGTACAAGTTCGCCCACGTCGCGCGGGTGGCCGCGGGGAACCTCGCCACACCCTGGCAGTACTGGAACGGCACGGCGTGGGTGAGCGACGAGGCGCAGTCCAAGCGGCTGTTCTCGGGCGGTGGCACGGCATTCTCCGTCATCCGCAAGGACGGTCAGATCGTCCTCGTCACGCACGACGGCAACGTCGGCTTCAGCCCGTGGTTCGTCGCGTACACCGCGAGCGGTCCGACCGGCCCGTTCGCCGGACCGAGCTACCTGTACAAGGCACCGGAGCCCGACGGCCTGAAGTTCGCCTATGACGCGCAGCTGCACCAGGAGCAGGCCGATCCCGGCGAGCTGGTGTTGTCGTACAACGTGAACAGCCTCGACGAGGAGGCGAGCTACCGCGACGCGCGGATCTACCGGCCGCGGTTCGTCGACGTCACGTGGCCGCGCCCGGCGCAGACCGGACCGGCGGCACCGACCGGTGTCGCGGTCGCGCTCACCACCGACGGCACCGGGCGGGTCAGCTGGACCGCACCCGGCGGGCAGAGCTTCTGGCTCTACCAAAGGGATGTGACCGCCGGGCAGACGCACTTCTCGCGCGGCCACAACACCGTGGGCACCCCCTATCAGGACGTCAGCGGCCTCAAGAACGGGCACACCTACGAGTTCCGCGTCAGCGCGGTCGGCTCCGGTGGTGAGGGCGTGTTCTCCACGACCGTCAGCGCCACCGCCCAGGTCACGCCGCCGCCCGCGCCCACGGACCTGCGCGCCACGCCCGGCACCGACGCGGACGTGAAGCTGAAGTGGAACGCGATCCCCGGCTCGGCGACCGTGCAGTACCGGCTCTTCAAGCGCGACGCCACGGCCGGCGACACCGAATTCACCGAGGTGTGGTTCTCCAACCCGGCGAGCACCGAGCACACCATCACCGGTCTGGTGCCGGGCCACACGTTCGAGTTCCGGGTGAGCGCGCGCAACGGCGGCGGCGACAGCCCACCGTCCAACACCGTCCAGGCGGCCGTCGTCGCCGCGCCACCACCCGCTCCCACCGGTCTGACCGCGGTCGCGCAGGGCGACGGCAGCGTGAAGCTGCAGTGGAGCTCGACCGGTGACGGCCACTGGTACTGGGTCTACCAGCGCGTCGTGGGGAAGGAGGAGAACTTCACCAAGCTGGAGCACCCGGTCGTGAACGGCACGAACGCCACGCCGGGCTGGCTCGTCAAGGACCAGGTCTACGAGTTCGCCGTGTCGTCGATCAACCGCCACAACGTCGAGTCGGCGAAGTCCGCTCCCGTGCGGGCGACCGCGCGCTACGACAAGCCGGGCGCGCCCACCGGTCTGACCGCCATCTCCCAGGGCGACGGCAGCGTGAAGCTGCAGTGGAACTCGACCGGAGAGAACCACTGGTACTGGATCTACCAGCGCGACGTCGGCGAGGAGGAGGAGTTCCAGCAGCTCAAGTACCCCGTCACCACCAGCACGACGTTCTCGCCGGGGATGCTGCTCAAGGACCACGTCTACGAGTTCAAGGTCTCCGCGGTCAACACCGGCGGCGAAGGCCCGATGAGCGCCGTGGTGCAGGCGACCGCGCGCTACACGCCGCCTCCTGCTCCGACCGGTCTGACCGCGGTGGCCGGGGACGGCACGGTCGCGCTGAGCTGGAACGTCGTCCCCACCGCCTGGTACTGGGTCTACCAGCGCAAGGTGGGCGACCCGGGCTTCACCAGGCTCGAGTACCCCGTCACGACCGGGAGCTCGTTCACCGCGGGGTTCCTCGCGAACGGCAGCACCTACGAGTTCAAGGTCTCCGCGACGACGGCCGGCGGTGAGGGCGCGGCCAGTGCCGTGGTGTCAGCGAAGCCGATGCCGCCGTTGCCGCCCAAGGTGACCGGCCTGACCGCGACGCCGACGACCGCCGGTGAGATCAAGCTGGCGTGGGACGCGCAGCCCGGCGTCTACTACTGGGTCCACCAGGGCAAGGCGGGGACGCCCCTGACCAAGCTGGAGGTGCCCGCGGCGCAGGCGCAGTTCACCGCCACCGGTCTGGCGCACGGCCAGGCCTACGAGTTCAGGATCGCCGCCACGAACCTCGCGGGCGACGGTCCCCAGTCGGACGTGCGCGGTGCCACCGCGTCGTACGCGCTGCCGAGCGCCCCCACCGGGCTGCGCGGTCAGGCCGCCGGTGACGGCAGCGTCGACCTGCAGTGGGACTCCGCTGGGCCGAACCTCTTCTACTGGGCATACCTGCGCGACCTCGACCAGCCCGGGTCGGGCGTCGTCGCGGCGCAGCTCCCGGCCCAGCGGACCTTCATGTCGTGGCCCGGACTGGTCCACGGCCACCGCTACGAGTTCTTCGTGCGCGCGGAGAATGCCGGTGGCCTCGGCTCGCAGTCGGGCACCGTCCAGGTCACGGCGCTCGGTGGGCTGCCGCAACCGCCCTCCGGCCTCACGGCCACCGCGGGTAACGCCCAGGTCGTGCTGAACTGGACCGCGAGCCCGACGGCGGACGTCTACTACTGGGTGTACTACCGCAACGCGTTCGGCACCGACGGCTGGCGGAAGCTCGACCTGCCGTTCAGCGCGACGACGGCGACCATCGGTTCACTGACCAACGGCCAGACCTACGAGTTCAAGATCGCCGCCACGAACTGGGCCGGTGACAGCCGGGCCACCGCGGTGGTGAGCTCCCGGCCGCTGCCGCCGGTCCCCGCTCTCGCCGCGCTGACCGCCATCGCGGGCAACAACGAGGTCGGCCTCGGCTGGAACGCCGTTGAGCACGCGACCTACTTCTGGGTCGAGTACCGCACCGCAGGCTCGAGCGCGGGGTGGACGCGCCTGGACCTCCCGGCCACCACGTGGGCGACGACGGTGAGGCCGCTGGCGAACGGGACCGAGTACGAGTTCCGCGTGATCTCCGGCAACGTCGCGGGGGAGAGCGCCGCCTCGAACGTGGTGCGCGCCCGTCCGGTGCCGCCCGCGCCCGCCGCGCCGGGCAACCTGCGTGCCGTGGCCGGGACCAAGCAGGTGGCGCTGACCTGGAACGCAAGCCCGACCGGTTCGGTCTACTACTGGGTCTACTACCGGCCGGCCGGGCACGCGAACTGGTACTACTTCACCTACCCGGCGAGCGGGACCTCGTTCACCGCAACGGGTCTGCTGAACGGGTTCGCGTACGAGTTCAGGGTCACCGCCGCCAACCTCGGCGGCCAGAGCCCACCGTCCAACGTGGTCAGTGCCACGCCGTTCCAGCCGTTGCCGTCCGCGCCGGGGAACCTCGTCGCCACGGCGGGCGACCGCACTGCGACCCTGTCGTGGAACGCCAGCAGCGGCGCCGACCACTACTGGGTGTACTTCAAGCCCGAGGGGCACAACGACTGGTACTACTTCCAGAACCCCGTCTACGGCACCAACTACGTCGCGACGAACCTGCTCAACGGCTTCAACTACTCGTTCATGGTGCGCGCCGCGAACGAGGGCGGGCAGAGCGCGCAGTCGAACGTGGTGACCGTGAAACCGTTGCCGCCGGCCCCGATCGCACCGTCCAGGGTCGACGCGTGGGCCGAGCGCACGACCGCGCGGGTGTTCGTGTCGTGGCCGGCGAGCCCGACACCGGGAGCGGTCTACAACGTCGAGTACCGCAACGCCTCCGAGGACGGCTGGTGGCTGCCGCTCACGACCACCAACGGCACCACGGCCGAGATCTGGCGGCGTCCGGCGGG from Lentzea guizhouensis harbors:
- the tsf gene encoding translation elongation factor Ts, yielding MANYTTADVKKLRELTAAGMMDCKKALDEADGDFDKAVEILRIKGAKDVGKRAERTTSNGLVAVKDGAMVELRCETDFVAKNADFIALADEIVGIAKANKVADVAALKAVEVDGKTVDALVQEFSAKIGEKLELAKAVDFDGTVSVYLHKRAADLPPAVGVLVEYTGDNAEAAKGAAMQIAAMRPKFVTRDEVPEELVANERRIAEETAREEGKPEGALPKIVEGRVNGFFKDVVLLEQASVTDSKKTVKALLDEAGVTVTRFARFEVGQS
- the pyrH gene encoding UMP kinase, producing the protein MLKLGGEMFGGGGVGVDPDVVQTVARQIAAVVRSGVQVAVVIGGGNFFRGAELQQRGMDRSRADYMGMLGTVMNCLALQDFLEREHGIDTRVQTSIQMTQVAESYIPRRAMRHLDKGRVVIFGGGAGLPYFSTDTTAAQRALEIGCEIVLMAKAVDGVYTADPKIDPDALMFDYITHREVLERGLNVADATAFSLCMDNNMPILVFNLLTEGNIARAVRGEKIGTLVNTPGGRPAF
- the frr gene encoding ribosome recycling factor, producing the protein MIDETLLDAEEKMEKAVSVAKENLSSVRTGRATPSMFNRINIDYYGSMTPLNQMASITVPEARMAVVKPYDASQLNAIEKAIRDSDLGVNPSNDGTIIRIVIPQLSEERRRDMVKVAKQKGEDARVSVRGVRRKAKEEIDRLVKDGEVGEDDGARGEKELDALTHKYTAQVDELVKHKETELLEV
- a CDS encoding phosphatidate cytidylyltransferase; this translates as MGAQVAGSPAEVPASKPSRAGRDLRSAILVGAGLGAVIIVSLLTVRQTFIGIVAAAAAVSTWELATAFKKGGINVALWPALIGGQAIIWLSWPLGRDGMMTTLVVTVLVCMFWRFRGGSDGYLRDLSASVFTVVYVPLFAAFAAMLVVPEDGAGRAFAFILGVVLSDVGGYAAGVFLGKHPMAPTISPKKSWEGFAGSLVAGVVGGAITVTTLLDGQWWHGALFGAAIVVTATAGDLVESLIKRDLGIKDMGTLLPGHGGIMDRMDSLLPSAVASWLLLHLFVP
- a CDS encoding IS630 family transposase, which gives rise to MVVAAAGKACRAHRGHPEPGPLDHRPGVEKTQLRPHLRKCWNIPPRANAEFAARMEDVLAVYARPYDPARPVVCMDEKPFQFLGEVRDPLPARPGRDARQDSEYVRRGTCSIFVFTDPLRGWRRVHALAQRTKLDWAGQVKQLLTVDYPDAGTVALVMDNLNTHTIASLYDAFPPAEAFALAQRLEIHHTPKHGSWLNIAEIELSALSRQCLDRRISDLDTLNTELAAWQHATNTNQRGVDWQFTTHDARTRLRHLYPKG
- a CDS encoding helix-turn-helix domain-containing protein, with the protein product MASQLKRPVTLSARDREELIRLTTTGVRAASAIRRARVLLALDTSVGEPDPKEVIATRLGVSGEMLRLVARRFAETGGDVLATIGRKKRALPPVPSPVTGEVEARLIALACSQPPAGHARWSLRLLEKHVELTEDIPNLDHSTIGRVLKKRNCVLI
- a CDS encoding VOC family protein, whose protein sequence is MSIAPNTPQLAPLPGGSPCWVERSVDDLRATIEFYTGLFGWHYADDDGYTVAMVDGIPVAGLPQGEPEPWRLYLVTPHARATAEKAFHLGGSVLRNPEDAADHTQSTVISDPTGAIVGFRHVPPDWRFGMGGHGAYAWAELNTRDGAAADEFFGELCHYDIMQIGDGQRLDYASWSIEGTEVIGRQKMGREFPYGERSHWMVYFNAAPEIGTDSVAYRVLELGGRVTVEPYDTPYGRITVVEDHAGMAFSVIDPSRVIEAEPRTAVDDPFDD
- a CDS encoding class I SAM-dependent methyltransferase, producing MRGFVRAALAAVRPVDVVPSPNIWHWPDVYEVENRAQDVHGAMWAALREECPFGSVDVVDVGCGDGFHLPIFASSARSVVGVEPHPPLVVRARNRVASLPNVRVVSGPAQRLPLDDASADLVHARTAYFFGPGCEPGLREADRVLRPGGAIAIVDLDGSAAPYGPWLCADEPRYDPLAVEKFFADNGFSLRRVVAEWRFESRADLESVLRIEFSAGVAERAIASVEGLSFPVGYRLHVRRKPTGLIV